CGAACCGCCCATCAGACCCACCAGGCGCTGACTGATGGCCAGGCCCAGACCGGTGCCGCCGAAGCGGCGCGTGGTCGAGGCCTCGGCCTGCGTGAAGCCGCTGAAGATGCGCGCCTGGTGTTCCGGTGCAATGCCCACCCCGGTGTCGCTGACCTCGAAGCGCACCACGCTGCGCCCATCGGCCTGCGACACACGGCGCAAGCGGAGCACCACCTCGCCGGCCGCGGTGAACTTCAAGGCGTTGCTGCACAGATTGATGAGAACCTGACGCAGGCGCATCGCGTCGCCTTGCAGCTGCAAGGGCAAGGCCGGATCGATGTCGAACACCAAGGCCACGGGCTTGCTGCCCTGCTGAGCCGACAGCAGCACAGCCAACTCCTCCAGCAGCAGGCCAAGATCAAAAGGCTGCTGCTCCAGCTCCAGCTTGCCCGCCTCGACCTTGGAAAAGTCCAGGATGTCATTGAGCAAGCTGAGCAGCGAGCGGGCGGCGGCCTCGGCCTTGTCGGCATAGTCACGCTGGCGCGCACTGAGCTCGGTGTGCTTGAGCAGGGTCAGCAATCCCAGCACTGCATTCATGGGCGTACGGATCTCGTGGCTCATATTGGCCACGAACTGGCTCTTGGCCTGCGAGGCCGCCTGGGCCGCCTCGGTCGCGCGCATCAGCTCGGTGATGTCGATGCGGAAGCCCACGATGTGCCCATCGGGCAGACGGCGCTCGACGATGCGCAACCAGCGCCCATCGGCCAGCGGCTGCGCCACGGTGGAGTTGGCGGCCTGGTGCAGGGCCACGCGCTCGGCCACCCACTCATCGACGCGGCCCACAGCCTGCGCGTATTCACCCCGCTCCGCCCCGGTACGGATCAGGGTCTCGAAGGACACCCCGGGTTGCATGAGCTCAGCCACCGCCGGATAGGTCAGGCGATAACGCTCGTTGCACAGCACCATGCGATCGTCCGGGCCGTACAACACAAAGGCTTCGTCCAGCGCATCAATGGCGTGCCGCAACAAGTCGTTGGCGCGCTTGGCTTCGGCCTCGGCCAGATGGCGGTCACTGATGTCCTGGTGGGTGCCGGCCATCCAGCGCGGCGCACCATCCTCGGCGCGGCTGAAGAGCTTGCCCCGCGTCAGGATCCAGACCCAATGGCCATCGCGATGGCGCATGCGCATTTCGCTCTCGTAGATCGGCGTGCGCCCATCAAAGTGCTCGCGCAAACGCGCCTGCGTCGGGCCCACATCATCCGGATGCGTTAGTCGCAACCAGGTGCCCACGCTCAGCGGTTCGAGCTCTTCAAGCCGATAGCCCAGCATGCCGGCCCAGCGGGCATTGAAGCGCACCTCGCCGGTCTGCACATTCCATTCCCAGGTGCCCGCATGGGTTCCGTCGATGATGTTGGCCAGACTGCGGCGTTCGCGCTCCAGCTCGCGCTCGGCCAGCTTTCTGGCGTTGATGTCGTTCTGCACCGTGATGAAGCCGGTGAGCCGGCCGGTGTCATCGTGCACCGCCTGCACGTCCACCGCCACCCACAGGGTCTGGCCGTCTCGATGCCGGATGCGCAGTTCTCCCGCATAGCTGCGCCCCAGGCGCAGGGCCTCATTCAGACGCTCCATCTCGGCACGTTCGGCGTCGGTTTGCAGCAGCTCCCTGGGGGTCCGCCCGATGGCCTGCTCGGTCCCAAATCCGGTCAGGCGTTCAAAACCCTCGTTGATCCAAACGATGCGCAGCTCGTGATCGGTAAGGTGCACGCCATTGGTGGTGCGGCGTGCCACCAGGGCCAGGCGCTGGAGATCCGCCGTCATGGTGCGCGCCAGGGCCTCGGCCTGTTGCCGGCCTGTGGTCTGCTGGCGCAGCAGCCCGCCCAGGGCCAGGCTGGCGCTGGCAGTGGCCAGGAAGAACAACAAGGGCGCCCAACTGCGGTGCGCGGCCTCGAACTGGGCTGAGCTCTCAGCCCGCAAGGTGGCTTGGCGACCGGGCAGGTTCAGCGTGCGCTGCAGTGAGTAACGGGGTTCTTCGGCCGCCAGGCCGGCCTCGAACATGCGGTCCAAAGGCTGCGCCGGAGTGCCGTCGGTCAGCGTCAGGCGCAAATGCCCGTCACGCACCTCGGGCAGATCGGCCAGCAGCTCGGCCAGGACCACCGGGGCGTAGAGCAGGGCCCGCCCCTTGGCTGACTCGAAGGGCTGAAAGAGCAAGACGCCGGGACTGCGGGACTTGTCCTGCACCAGTTGCACCACGGGGGTGAGCGCCGGCTTGCCGGTGCGCAAGGCCTGTTCCGCCCCCTGACGACGGCGCGGCTCGGACCCGACATCCAGGCCCATGGCGCCCTGATTGCGCAGCGGCGGCTCGATGTAACGGATCACCATCAAGTCGGCGTGATGACGATCTTCCAGCTGGCGCAGGGTGAACTGGGGTGCGCCGTCGGCCCGAGCCTCGGCCAGAAAGTCCTCCAGACGCTCGCGCTCCAGCACCTCGATCAAGCCAAGGCCACGCACCCCCGGAAACTCGGCATCCAGGTCGCGCGAGGCCACATAGGCACGGAAAGCAGTGCGGTCCAGGCCGCCCATGCCGGCATGCAGACCGCGGGCCCCATTCAGGCCGTAAATGGGCCGATTGAAGCGATCAACGATCTCATGGGCCGCCCGTTCGATCAGCCGCGAGAACTCTCGCTGGGCATTGGCCTGCACCTGGCGATGCAACCAAACGGCGCCCAGGGCGGCCACCGACAAGCCACCGACGGCGGCGATCAGGGGCCAGAGCCAGCCACGCAGGCTGCGGGGGTCGTCCATGCCCCATCATAGGAGCGACAAAAGCCGTCTATTTGCCGATGCAAAAGCGGCTGAAGATCTCGCCCAGCAAGTCGTCGGCGCTGAACTGGCCGGTGATCTCGCCCAAGGCCTCATGGGCCAGGCGCAGCTCTTCGGCCACCAGGTCCAGGGCCGGGCGCGGCACGGAAACTTGCTCCAAGGCCCCACCCACATGGGCCTGGGTGCGGCTCAGGGCCTGCACATGGCGTTCGCGGGCGATGAACAGGCCTTCGGGCATGGCCTGCCAGCCGGCGCGCGCCAACAGCTCCTGGCGCAGGGCGTCCAGGCCCGCGCCGGTGCGGGCCGACAGGGCCATGGCGCCTTCGGGCACCTCGGCCGCATCGGCCTTGTTGAAGACATGCAGCAAGCGGGCCTCCAGGTGCGCGGCATCGTCGTGCGCGGCCAACTGGGCGCGGATGCGTTCATCCTCACGCTGGTAGTCGGCCTCCTGCAGGCGCGTGAGGTCGTGCAGAAAGAGCACCACATCGGCCTTGGCAATCGACTCCCAGCTGCGCGCCACGCCGATCCGCTCCACCTCATCGGCGGCGTCGCGCAGGCCGGCGGTGTCGGTGATGTGCAGGGGCACGCCCTCGATCTGGATCTGCTCGCTGACGCGGTCGCGCGTGGTGCCGGGAATCGGCGTGACGATGGCGAGCTCGGCCCCCGCCAGCGCATTGAGCAGCGAGCTCTTGCCGACATTGGGCTGGCCGGCCAGCACCACCTGCAGACCCTCGCGCAACAGCGCACCCTGGCGGGTGCGGACCAGGATCTGTTCGATGCGGCTGCGCAGGCCCGTCAACTGGCCCTGCACATCGGCCTGCTGCACGAACTCGACATCCTCTTCCTCGGGGAAGTCCAGCGTCGCTTCGACAAACATGCGCAGATGAATCAGGGCGTCGCGCAGCCCATTCACTTCCTTGGACAGCGCACCCTCCAGCGCCCGAGCCGCACTGCGCGCGGCGGCCTCGGTGCTGGCGTCGATCAGGTCGGCGACGGCCTCGGCCTGCGCCAGGTCCAGCTTGCCGTTCAGGAAGGCACGCTGGGTGAACTCACCGGGCTCGGCCAGGCGGCAGCCGGGCAGGGCCTGCAGGCAGCGCGCCAGCAGCAACTGCAGGATCACCGGGCCGCCGTGGGCCTGCAACTCCAACACCTGCTCGCCGGTGTAGCTGTGCGGCGCCGGAAAGTGCAGGGCCAGACCCTGGTCGATCACCGAGCCATCGGCCGCGCGCAGCGGCAGGTAGTGGGCATGCCGCGGTTTGAGTGCCTGACCGCAGACGGCTTCGATCAGCCCATCCAGCGGCTGGCGTGCGGACACGCGCACGATGCCCACGGCGCCGCGTCCGGGCGCGGTGGCAATGGCGGCAATGGGGTCTTGGTGGCGGGCCAGCATGAGGACATTGTCCGCAATGAAAAACGCCGTGCTCCAGGAGCACGGCGTCGGGTGTTGGCGCGGGGGAAGGTCCGGAGCAAATCCTCGTGGAGTCCTCTCGGTACCTGGCGACCGCTGCGGTCGGCTTTCTTCGGCCGGCCTGCGGTGGCACGCCCCGCATGGCCTCCATTAAAGGCCAGGTCAGTGATGCCTTCAGCCCCTGAAGAGGGGGGATCCCCCCTCATTCGCGTGACTTATTGGCGCGCTCAGTTCTGCACCCCGAGCTGCTTGTTGATCATCCATTGCTGGGCGATCGACAGCAGGTTGTTCACCAGCCAGTACAGCACCAGGCCGGCCGGGAAGAAGAAGAACATGAAGCTGAAGGCCAGCGGCATGATCCACATCAGCTTGGCCTGCATGGGGTCCGGCGGCGCCGGCTGCAGCCAGACCTGCAACAGGCTGGACAAGGTCATCAGCGCCGGCAGCACAAACATCGGGTCCTTGGCGCTCAGGTCGGTGATCCACAAGATCCACGGCGCATGGCGCATCTCCACGCTGGAGAGCAGCACCCAGTAGAGCGCGATGAAGAAGGGGATCTGCAGCAGCATGGGCAGGCAGCTGCCCAGCGGGTTGACCTTCTCCTCTTTGTAGAGGCGCATCATTTCCTGCTGCATCTGCTGCGGCTTGTCCTTCAGGCGCTCGCGCATTTCCATGATGCGCGGGTTCACCTTCTTCATCTTGGCCATGCTGCGATAGGCACTGGCATTCAGGCCGTAGAAGGCGACCTTCAGCAGCACCACCAGCAGCACGATGGACCAGCCCCAGTTGCCGATCACCGAGTTGATCTTGTCCATCAGCCAGAACAGCGGCTTGGCCAGGATGTGGAAGATGCCGTAGTCCTTCACCAAGTCAAAGCCGGTGGCCAGCTCGGCCAGGGTCTTTTCCTCCTGCGGGCCCACAAACAGCAGGTTGTCCGAGCTCACGCTGGCGCCGGGCGCCACTTGCGAGAGCGGCAGCACCATGCCCACCGTGTAGAGGTTGTTCGCGATGCGGCGCGCATAGAACTCGCGCTCGCCGCTTTCAGGGCGCAGCCAGGCACCGACAAAGAAGTGCTGGGCCATCGCCACCCAACCGTCCTGGCCCTTGCGTTCGCCAGCGAACTCCTTGCTGTCCAGCTCCTTGAACTCGATCTTGGTGTACTTGATCTTGTCGTGATAGAGCGCCGGGCCGGTGAAGGTCACCGCGCCGAAAGATTGGGCAATGCCGGCGTCGAACTGGCTGGCGTCGCGCTGCAGCTGCAGATAGAGCTGCGGCGTCACCGGCGCCGTGCCGACGTTTTGCGCCTCATGACGCACCTTGATGGCGTAGCTGCCGCGCTCGAAGGTGTAGGTCTTGATCAATTTGATGCCGCCGATCTCGGGCGACTCGAAGCGCAGATTGAGCTGCTGCGCGCCGTCCTTCAGCGCACGTTCGGTCGACACCAGGGTCATCAGGGTGTTGTGCACCGGGGCACCGCCCTGCACGCCCACCAGGCCGGACTGCGCCGCGTACTGGCGCGAGCGCTCCAGCACCTTCATGGGTGCGCGGGCTGCGCTGTCATCGGCGTGCTTCAGCAGCTCCAGCTGCACCAGGCTGCCGCCCAGGGTATCGAAGGTGGCCTTGGTCAGATCGGTCTGGATCTCGATCAACTCGCCACGCTGGGGCTGCACGGCCGGTGCGGCAGGCGCGGTTGCGGCAGCCTGCGCCGTGACGGCCGACGGCACGCCGGCTTGTGCGGCAGGGGCCGAACCCGCCGCCTGCGGCGCTGTGGCGGCCGGCATGGGCGAGAACAGCGACTGGCGGCCGTTGTGGCGCTGCCACCCATCCCACAGGAACAACAGTGAAATGGTGAACACCATCCAAAGCACGGTACGGCGGATGTCGGTCATGGATTGGTCGAGTTGACAGGGGTAGAGGAAGAACGACGCAGGCCGGTGAACAGGCGCGGCGCTTGGGCAGGCACAGGGTCATGCCCGCCCAGACAGAAAGGATGGCAACGCAGCAGCCGGCGCGTGGCCAGGTAGCTGCCGGCCAGGCCGCCATGGGCGTCCAACGCCTGCAGGGCGTAGTTCGAGCAGCTGGGGGTGTAGCGGCAGCCGGCATTCAGCCAATGACTGAACAACAGCTGGTAGCCGCGCACCGCGCCGCGCAGCAGGCGCTGCAATAGAGAGGGAGAACTCAAGGGCGCTCCCCACGCGGCTTCGGTGGCCTGGGGTTGAGCGCACGCCGCCACAGCAGGTCCAGGTCCTCGCGCAGCACCTTGCGCAGCGCTTCCGAGGTGGCGCTGGGGAAAGCCTTGCGATCGATGGGCGTGCGCAAACGCAGCACCCACAGCCCGGCGGGCAAGGGGGTGCTGCTCTTGAGCTGTTCGGCCAGACCCGCGCGGCCCAGGCGTTTGACCAAGCTGCGCGTCACGGAGCGACGCGCCAGGCGCTTGGGAACGACCAAACCCAGCCACCGCGCTGAAGGCACGGAGGGGCTGGGTGGGGGGGCCTCGGTGGGCGCCTCATCCACAACGCTGTGACCATCCGGTGGGCAGGCTGTGGATAAGTTGTGCGCACCGGGTCGGCTGGGCGCGTCCGCAAGGTAGTGCAAGGCAAACCAATGCGAACGAGCGCGACTGCCGCTTTGCAGCACGCGCTCGAAATCGACCGCACGTTGAATGCGGCCCAGGGCGTCCGGGAGGGGAGCGACCACTGCCGCTCCTCGGTCAGCGCTGGCTTAGACCGCCAGGCGCTTGCGGCCCTTGGCGCGACGTGCGTTCAGCACGGCGCGGCCACCACGGGTGGCCATGCGCACCAGGAAACCATGC
Above is a window of Inhella inkyongensis DNA encoding:
- a CDS encoding CHASE domain-containing protein is translated as MDDPRSLRGWLWPLIAAVGGLSVAALGAVWLHRQVQANAQREFSRLIERAAHEIVDRFNRPIYGLNGARGLHAGMGGLDRTAFRAYVASRDLDAEFPGVRGLGLIEVLERERLEDFLAEARADGAPQFTLRQLEDRHHADLMVIRYIEPPLRNQGAMGLDVGSEPRRRQGAEQALRTGKPALTPVVQLVQDKSRSPGVLLFQPFESAKGRALLYAPVVLAELLADLPEVRDGHLRLTLTDGTPAQPLDRMFEAGLAAEEPRYSLQRTLNLPGRQATLRAESSAQFEAAHRSWAPLLFFLATASASLALGGLLRQQTTGRQQAEALARTMTADLQRLALVARRTTNGVHLTDHELRIVWINEGFERLTGFGTEQAIGRTPRELLQTDAERAEMERLNEALRLGRSYAGELRIRHRDGQTLWVAVDVQAVHDDTGRLTGFITVQNDINARKLAERELERERRSLANIIDGTHAGTWEWNVQTGEVRFNARWAGMLGYRLEELEPLSVGTWLRLTHPDDVGPTQARLREHFDGRTPIYESEMRMRHRDGHWVWILTRGKLFSRAEDGAPRWMAGTHQDISDRHLAEAEAKRANDLLRHAIDALDEAFVLYGPDDRMVLCNERYRLTYPAVAELMQPGVSFETLIRTGAERGEYAQAVGRVDEWVAERVALHQAANSTVAQPLADGRWLRIVERRLPDGHIVGFRIDITELMRATEAAQAASQAKSQFVANMSHEIRTPMNAVLGLLTLLKHTELSARQRDYADKAEAAARSLLSLLNDILDFSKVEAGKLELEQQPFDLGLLLEELAVLLSAQQGSKPVALVFDIDPALPLQLQGDAMRLRQVLINLCSNALKFTAAGEVVLRLRRVSQADGRSVVRFEVSDTGVGIAPEHQARIFSGFTQAEASTTRRFGGTGLGLAISQRLVGLMGGSLSLQSALGEGSCFAFELPLGSVLDEALPAPTPALSLGHKLCSARQVQALEAAALRQGWTLKSEMPVQVWVLDAAADEPAALAQAEALRAQGFDGPLVLLLQGVQRQGLESRWPAHLAPWVPLLAPFTPRQLGQALAGQAADASSAAAALPGQGQLSGVRLLLVEDNPVNQQVALELLRLEGAEVELAVQGLQAVEILRERPQAFDAVLMDVQMPIMDGYTATRAIRTELGLHALPILAMTANALPADREACRAAGMDAHIGKPFAMAEVVAGLRQHLGPREWGAATPQALPEWPAELVQRGQALGLDLRLSMARFMGRPALFLAACQGLQQAAQGVAELLRSAPLAEQAQQLHGLKGLAATVGLPALTELALEAEQAAKAGRAVPERCAQALQRLCERLVPDVLALAEALRPADEVPAPLDREGLPELLALLQAADMQALQAHAEWRARQPIAAEPQLRRLDEAMAALDFAAAAAAAEALAAG
- the mnmE gene encoding tRNA uridine-5-carboxymethylaminomethyl(34) synthesis GTPase MnmE, with translation MLARHQDPIAAIATAPGRGAVGIVRVSARQPLDGLIEAVCGQALKPRHAHYLPLRAADGSVIDQGLALHFPAPHSYTGEQVLELQAHGGPVILQLLLARCLQALPGCRLAEPGEFTQRAFLNGKLDLAQAEAVADLIDASTEAAARSAARALEGALSKEVNGLRDALIHLRMFVEATLDFPEEEDVEFVQQADVQGQLTGLRSRIEQILVRTRQGALLREGLQVVLAGQPNVGKSSLLNALAGAELAIVTPIPGTTRDRVSEQIQIEGVPLHITDTAGLRDAADEVERIGVARSWESIAKADVVLFLHDLTRLQEADYQREDERIRAQLAAHDDAAHLEARLLHVFNKADAAEVPEGAMALSARTGAGLDALRQELLARAGWQAMPEGLFIARERHVQALSRTQAHVGGALEQVSVPRPALDLVAEELRLAHEALGEITGQFSADDLLGEIFSRFCIGK
- the yidC gene encoding membrane protein insertase YidC — translated: MTDIRRTVLWMVFTISLLFLWDGWQRHNGRQSLFSPMPAATAPQAAGSAPAAQAGVPSAVTAQAAATAPAAPAVQPQRGELIEIQTDLTKATFDTLGGSLVQLELLKHADDSAARAPMKVLERSRQYAAQSGLVGVQGGAPVHNTLMTLVSTERALKDGAQQLNLRFESPEIGGIKLIKTYTFERGSYAIKVRHEAQNVGTAPVTPQLYLQLQRDASQFDAGIAQSFGAVTFTGPALYHDKIKYTKIEFKELDSKEFAGERKGQDGWVAMAQHFFVGAWLRPESGEREFYARRIANNLYTVGMVLPLSQVAPGASVSSDNLLFVGPQEEKTLAELATGFDLVKDYGIFHILAKPLFWLMDKINSVIGNWGWSIVLLVVLLKVAFYGLNASAYRSMAKMKKVNPRIMEMRERLKDKPQQMQQEMMRLYKEEKVNPLGSCLPMLLQIPFFIALYWVLLSSVEMRHAPWILWITDLSAKDPMFVLPALMTLSSLLQVWLQPAPPDPMQAKLMWIMPLAFSFMFFFFPAGLVLYWLVNNLLSIAQQWMINKQLGVQN
- the yidD gene encoding membrane protein insertion efficiency factor YidD translates to MSSPSLLQRLLRGAVRGYQLLFSHWLNAGCRYTPSCSNYALQALDAHGGLAGSYLATRRLLRCHPFCLGGHDPVPAQAPRLFTGLRRSSSTPVNSTNP
- a CDS encoding ribonuclease P protein component translates to MVAPLPDALGRIQRAVDFERVLQSGSRARSHWFALHYLADAPSRPGAHNLSTACPPDGHSVVDEAPTEAPPPSPSVPSARWLGLVVPKRLARRSVTRSLVKRLGRAGLAEQLKSSTPLPAGLWVLRLRTPIDRKAFPSATSEALRKVLREDLDLLWRRALNPRPPKPRGERP
- the rpmH gene encoding 50S ribosomal protein L34, whose product is MKRTYQGSKVRRARTHGFLVRMATRGGRAVLNARRAKGRKRLAV